AGTAGACTAGTACACATtcaattcttttatttaacagaCATGTAGTTACAGAGTCACATACAGGCAAAATAAATACGTAGCTtttcataaaaatataacaacagCTTGGAACCTGAAGGTAGATTAACTTCAGAAGTAACTGCTCAACCCTGACATGTTCTGCCTGTGGAGCCGCACTGAAGCTCCGAGGCTAATGTTAAACTACTGCTTATGGCTTCTAATTTAGCATGGTGAGATCCGTCTGTGCTCCACTTCATCACAAACTCATTAGTCCATAATCAGAATCAACTGTGAATCAACTCTGAGTCGTCTCTGAGTGCTGGGTCAGAAGAATCCCAGAAGAGATTCAGCTTCAAAATGTAGACAGTTTATACCTCTGTTTGTATCTATATACATTTGTATAGATAACAATGTACATTGTACTGGGTGTTtattaataagaagaataaagttGCTGTTAATGATTTTAAACATACAATTTAGGTGTGCAATGTTAATCTGAAGGCCACAGACTTCTATAGAATTTGTAGCTGAAGTAGCAGCTTTGCAATCTTGTCAGGAGCCCCAGACGAGTAATGAGGTCATGTTTTGGAACCCAGGAAGTTTTCAAGAATCAGAAGGTACAGAATTTCACTgcttgttagctacattagcctgCTAGCTTCAGAGCATTCATCTTGTctaattgtttattaattatttaagccCTTTGGTTCCAAGCTGTTctataaaaaatacagtaagaattactaaacattttagaaataaataaatcttgtaATGTtggacttcctgtttattttagcaGCTAAGGAAAGCGGGGTCTGGTGCTGTATGTGAGTGTTATAGATTAAATGTTGTGTAGTTCTCAGAGCAATATGTAATCCTGCTCCATCACTTACAATAGACTTGAGATGTCAGAATCTGTGATGTTATGAGTGGATGGAGATTAATACGAGTAATAAAAgtttgccgtgtgtgtgtgtgtgtgtgtgtgtgtgtgtgtgtgtgtgtaatgatgtcAACAGGCCACAGTTGCCTCCATTCTGCTGTTGTTAGCCATTCTGTCTCGGAGATGATTAGCAAAATCTACCTGGGTCTGAGATAGAACTCGGTTTATCACTGTTTTGGGAATCCAGCcctgaaaaacagaataaaataaagataatacaCTCTCATTAAACTCTGGGTTTGGTTTGTAACATATCCTTGTTGACTTCCCATCTCATGTTGCTGAATGGTCAAACCACAAGGTCCAAAAACTCTCTAACGTGCACCATCCTTATCTCTAACTCTCTAAACAACATTTTTACTGGATAGCTGCACTAATTTAACATAGCGCTAATTACTTATCCACAAGTTAAATAAAACCTTAACAGTTGTACCTTCAGGTCTAAACTCAGTAACCAGGTGAACTTGGTCTTGTTGGGATCGTCTGCGCTCGGCCTCATCACGATGCACGTTGGCCCGTTCTCCGCTCTAAAAACAAAACGGCTTAATTAGCAGGATTTACTTGGGTTGTTCATGCACTCAAGTCAAGGAAAAGTTCTGTATATGTGTTAGAAGTTGAAGCTAGATTTTTTTAACCCACCGGACGAAGCCCTTTTGCTCAGGCATGCTGGGATGTTGAGTCGACATCCCGGCCAGAAAGCAGGTTGAGCCTCTGCGCTTAGTACAGCGCACGCTAACAAAATCCCTCGGACCCACCACGTTACCTGGAGTCTCTCCAGAAACCTCATGGGTCACCATGGTGTCTTGGTTGATCTTCTGTAGGATCTAAGAAACACAGACATCTGCACTCGACATCTCAAAGTCAAACCTTCTACAACATTCAGTGACATTCAGTATAGAGTCGTTCAGTATAAGCGTTCAAATAAAGGAAAACTGAGCTgaagatttatttaatgagtGTTGCATAATAAAAGTAActtcattttgtacatttaattttgttaataATGAATTTCTTTGTAAGTTTGGAGTCGACTCTGATTCAAATTCATTTCGAAAGTAATCAGTTGACTCACTCGTCCAAGAATGATTCTCTTAATTCACAAACGAGTGCCTGAAGTTTTGGGCATGTACCGATATCTGTAACACACTAAACTGGAGGCTTTAAGTTTCCATTATTTCTTAGTTAAGTTTGCCTCCTTGGTCTAATGAAGGAAGATTCGGACATGGAACACTGACATAGTCCTCTCACCTTGACTTGTTTGACGTTGGGGTTCCACTCTCCCATGCGCTCCATGTTCTCCACCAGCTCCTCATACAGATCGTCAGGCTGCTGGTTCAGAACCACCTCCAGCCTGAAGACCTTGCCGATGTCTGGGAAAACCTTACTGAGCACTTTATCTCCAGTCAACTGTatcaaagcaaaaacaaatcagacCTCATGATTAGACCTGAAGCTTAAACCCAAACACGGCTCATCTGAAAGGTTTTGGCTTTGCTACGTTCTGTGGTATCGAGAGTTAGTGTTTGATGATAAGAAATTGCATGagacacaacaaacaacaaaattggtcacacacacacacacacacacacacacacacacacacacacacacactcaccgtcTCAATCTCAGTTTGCCAGCCATCTGGATCACTGAGGATGCTGATGGACTTCTGTAGCGCCTCTTGACCCTGTTGCACATAACCCTGCTCCGATTCACTCAAAGTCTCCTCCTTGATCCTGctacctacacacatacactcacacacacacacatacagttttCAAGGATGCACAATAACCAAAAATGATCCATCATTTAGAGATAACTGAGTGCAGCCAATGAGagctctctttcacacacacactgttctgaaGGACGCACAATAATAATATAGGTCTAATTCTGCGTATAAAGAACTTATAAAGAGCTGTTAGAgattcaaaataatttttatatatgtttgtgtgtgtgtgtgtgtgtgtgtgtgtgtgtgtgcgtattctCACAGAGCAACGAGCTCCTGCGGCGGATGTTTCTGACCCACATGCTTGGTCCAGGGCCGGACAGTTTGCTCAGTTCATGGTGGATGGCCATCATGGCATTTCTCCTCaaacctgcaaacacacaccaatGATATAATAACATGGATATCAACTGttcctgtgtatgtgtttaattaTAGTCACATCAATTTCTCCTCACTGGgtgttgtttaatttttgtcAACTCTGATTCAGATTCATAATGCTGAGAATCAACTGATTCGACTCCTATACAGGTTCGACTCGAATGATTCTCAGTACTGAGATCTCTCCTGATTGCCGACATATTGAATCTGAATCTGAGTCAACTTCTGCAGAATCAAAGTGCTGGAAATTACTGAGTCGACTCTGACATAATTGATCATTTTGTGTGCTGATGAATTACTGATTCATTCCTGGAGTCTTTAGAAATATCATGATATATCAAGAAGCTTGATCAGACAGATATCACATCTGgaagtaaatgaaataaaattatggTTCTTACCTGTCATGTTCCTCGTGTGTCTGTAGGAAATGCCGGCGCACAGTTTAAAAGTTGCAGGTAGCATTGTGCCGCTTTCTGAATCACTGgctcactgaatcactgaatgatgtctctgtgtctgtaaacCCCAGCGTCCCTCAGACACTTTATATATGCTGAATGAGACGAGGCCACGGGTGTGTCGGCTCACAGATAAACGTGCTGGAGCAGAAACGGCCTTGAGAGTCAAGGATGAGCATTGAACACGTTGAGCTTGTCTCTACATGCCGTAAACACGCTGTCTCAGATAACAGAACACGGCTCACAAAGAGAGAGGACATGGAAGTGCAACCatgactttattttaatttataataaagtaaACAGGAGCAGGAAGTGAGCTGCTCTTCACCAGCACACACGTTCTGTATCATTTGGACAAAGGGTCAAGTTTTtactctgatgtgtgtgttatgacgtcactgtgtcactgttaCGGTTCCGGTTACAGCGTTTCagtcacaacacaaacaacattcaAAAGGATAATTCTGCAACCAACTCTGCTGTATTTCTGctgtaaatatatgtttaagGCTTGGTTTCATTCTGAGAACGACGtgaaaaaatgtcaataaattATCAGCTTTGTAAATGTAACCTTGTACTTGTGAAGTTGGACAGCAAGCCTCCATTTTATAATTTAGCCACAAAATCTGACATGTAAaaagtttgaaatgaaatattttgagGGTTTTGCCATCACCTTTTACACTGATATTACACACTGTTTGGTTTTTTGTGAACATATGAAGCCCAACACTATAAATATCTTGTTGCTATAAATTCCTAATTCTCTTCTGAGGGGTGCACAAACATTTGCACACTCCCCTAAATATGtcaagatattttttttgtttgctttttatcgCATTTAGTATGTTtattgagaaaataaataaatgactttcaTAGCATCCTAGTCCCAGCAATACTCATTTCTATGTGCAGTATGTGACACACCCTCAGTGTAGAGATGATGGTGTTAATGTGGCCTGTATAGTGAACAGTGTGCACAGTTTGGGACACACCCTCAGTGTAGTGACATTGGTGTTTATGTGGCCTGTATAGTTAACAGTGTgcagtgatgatggtgtttatgtggcctGTATAGTGAACAGTGTGCACACCCTCAGTGTAGTGACATTGGTGTTAATGTGACCTGTATAGTGAACAGTGTGCACAGTTTGGGACACACCTTCAGTGtagtgatgatggtgttaatGTGGCCTGTATAGTGAACAGTGTGCACAGTTTGGGACACACCCTCAGTAAGtgatgttggtgttaatgtGGCCTGTATAGTGAACAGTGTGCACAGTTTGGGACACACCATCAGTGGagtgatgatggtgttaatGTGGCCTGTATAGTGAACAGTGTGCACAGTTTGGGACACACCCTCAGTGTAGCGATGATGGTGTTAATGTGGTCTGTATAGTGAACAGTGTAGTGACATTGGTGTTAATGTGACCTGTATAGTGAACAGTGTGCACAGTTTGGGACACACCATCAGTGtagtgatgatggtgttaatGTGGCCTGTATAGTGAACAGTGTGCACAGTTTGGGACACACCATCAGTGGagtgatgatggtgttaatGTGGCCTGTATAGTGAACAGTGTgcagtgatgatggtgtttatgtggcctGTATAGTGAACAGTGTGCACAGTTTGGGACACACCCTCAGTGGagtgatgatggtgttaatGTGGCCTGTATAGTGAACAGTGTgcagtgatgatggtgtttatgtggcctGTATAGTGAACAGTGTGCACAGTTTGGGACACACCCTCAGTGtagtgatgatggtgttaatGTGGCCTGTATAGTGAACAGTGTGCACAGTTTGGGACACACCCTCAGTAAGtgatgttggtgttaatgtGGCCTGTATAGTGAACAGTGTGCACAGTTTGGGACACACCATCAGTGGagtgatgatggtgttaatGTGGCCTGTATAGTGAACAGTGTgcagtgatgatggtgtttatgtggcctGTATAGTGAACAGTGTGCACAGTTTGGGACACATCCTCAGTAAGtgatgttggtgttaatgtggcctgtatagtgaacagtgtacagtgatgatggtgttaatGTGGCCTGTATA
The genomic region above belongs to Tachysurus vachellii isolate PV-2020 chromosome 11, HZAU_Pvac_v1, whole genome shotgun sequence and contains:
- the star gene encoding steroidogenic acute regulatory protein, mitochondrial, with the protein product MLPATFKLCAGISYRHTRNMTGLRRNAMMAIHHELSKLSGPGPSMWVRNIRRRSSLLCSRIKEETLSESEQGYVQQGQEALQKSISILSDPDGWQTEIETLTGDKVLSKVFPDIGKVFRLEVVLNQQPDDLYEELVENMERMGEWNPNVKQVKILQKINQDTMVTHEVSGETPGNVVGPRDFVSVRCTKRRGSTCFLAGMSTQHPSMPEQKGFVRAENGPTCIVMRPSADDPNKTKFTWLLSLDLKGWIPKTVINRVLSQTQVDFANHLRDRMANNSRMEATVAC